A DNA window from Barnesiella intestinihominis YIT 11860 contains the following coding sequences:
- a CDS encoding CPBP family intramembrane glutamic endopeptidase: MRISGYCHNSSTGIKLIILLLLILWGALIVAIPMFFVKGSNALLIAMYLQNIGMFILPAWIAATLFWGNAGKSLYLNKAPRIIELLGIIALFIVATPALNRIVEWNEAMNLPEALYNIEQWMRQQENAATKITEQILQVNSFSHFLAVIFGIGILTGIGEEMIFRGVLQRIVQDKNHRAHVAVWICAFLFSAIHLQFYGFIPRLLLGAFFGYLLVWSKNLWLPIFAHLFNNSTVACISYFTNDKSPDNLIETVGTSGSPTSWLAGASLIGTVILLYVLYKKVFVSKSKEFFPMEDKITP; this comes from the coding sequence ATGAGAATCTCGGGATATTGCCATAACTCATCGACAGGAATAAAGCTTATCATTCTGCTACTCTTAATTTTATGGGGAGCTCTAATCGTTGCCATTCCCATGTTTTTTGTAAAAGGCTCTAATGCATTGTTGATAGCCATGTATTTACAAAACATAGGCATGTTCATTCTCCCGGCATGGATCGCTGCGACTCTGTTTTGGGGAAATGCAGGAAAATCCCTTTATTTGAATAAAGCCCCGCGTATCATAGAATTGTTAGGGATAATCGCTTTATTCATCGTTGCGACTCCGGCTCTTAACAGAATCGTAGAATGGAATGAAGCCATGAACCTGCCCGAAGCGCTGTATAATATTGAACAATGGATGCGTCAACAAGAAAATGCTGCGACAAAGATAACCGAACAAATTCTGCAAGTAAATTCATTTTCTCATTTCTTAGCCGTCATTTTCGGGATTGGAATCCTCACCGGAATTGGCGAAGAAATGATTTTCAGAGGTGTTCTTCAACGAATCGTACAAGACAAAAATCACCGGGCACATGTAGCCGTGTGGATTTGTGCATTCCTGTTCAGTGCCATACATTTACAATTCTATGGTTTTATACCTCGATTATTATTAGGCGCATTCTTCGGATATCTATTGGTATGGAGCAAAAATCTATGGCTACCGATATTCGCCCACCTGTTCAATAACAGCACGGTCGCGTGCATTTCCTATTTTACAAATGACAAATCCCCCGATAATCTGATAGAGACGGTCGGCACAAGCGGTTCCCCTACGAGCTGGCTGGCAGGAGCAAGCCTTATCGGTACGGTAATTTTATTATACGTGCTTTATAAAAAAGTTTTTGTCTCGAAATCAAAGGAATTTTTTCCGATGG